In a genomic window of Kwoniella newhampshirensis strain CBS 13917 chromosome 8, whole genome shotgun sequence:
- a CDS encoding pre-mRNA-splicing ATP-dependent RNA helicase PRP28 — protein MAGPLSVEDILAKQKAEKEAAAKPKFLSKAERQKLALEKRNAEVREQQEREEAENRQRSEFDRAAEEERRRVEQARYGADVGGGGGRYDRYGRPDDRYVNGNGHSNGQANGYGNGNGNGYGRPDPRNQRYQGGKDDRNASRQNYPAQNGSAIPTGPRGSAPPTGPRGMQNGNGEQHHSSLPYNGATTPSTPLAAGSSTPTPNSPRDAALPTDAELTALRARYLGQKIGGKKPRLRKVNDKKMNFDWNADDDTAAQEQTSWAGEVKGKGSGGTTFGGRLAGFDEGGKRRGQEAFGDNHADALERRRAGKGTNDERHWSDKPLTEMKDRDWRIFREDFSIAARGGNIPVPLRSWRESTIPTSILDIIDEIGYKEPSPIQRQAIPIGMQNRDLIGIAKTGSGKTAAFVIPMLDYIGHLPRFNDDNRHLGPYALIMAPTRELAQQIEAEATRFAVPLGYKCVSIVGGRSVEEQQFNLRDGAEIVIATPGRLKDMIDKSMMVMSQCRYVVMDEADRMVDLGFEIDLNFILDSMPSTFIKPDDAEIMRVQKSDEWQGWRVTTLFSATMPPAVERLAKKYLRKPAVVTIGNAGEAVDTVEQRVEFVTSDDKRKQRLTEILRTIGLPPPMIVFVNQKKTADQVVKYVQQAGLSGTTLHSGKSQEQREASLQALRDGDVSVLIATDLAGRGIDVPDVSLVINWSMSDTIEKYVHRIGRTGRAGKTGVAITFLSDADDEVMFDLRREIEKSPISKMNPELARHEAAKQRVTREMKRKREDDEE, from the exons ATGGCAGGCCCGTTGTCAGTCGAAGATATCCTTGCCAAGCAAAAGGCTGAGAAAGAGGCCGCCGCAAAG CCCAAATTTCTCTCAAAGGCAGAACGACAGAAGCTCGCTCTTGAGAAGCGCAATGCCGAAGTCCGAGAACAGCAGGAGCGCGAGGAAGCTGAAAACCGACAAAGATCCGAGTTTGATCGTgctgcagaagaggagaggagaagagtggAACAGGCTAGATATGGTGCGGATGTAGGTGGGGGTGGGGGCAGAT ACGATCGATATGGTCGACCAGATGACCGATATGTCAATGGGAACGGTCACAGTAATGGGCAAGCAAATGGGTATGGTAACGGAAACGGAAACGGATACGGTCGACCGGACCCTCGAAATCAACGATaccaaggaggaaaggacgATCGCAACGCCTCCCGACAGAACTATCCTGCTCAAAATGGTAGCGCTATTCCTACTGGACCTCGAGGCTCTGCGCCGCCTACCGGTCCTAGAGGAATGCAAAATGGCAATGGGGAACAGCAccactcttctcttccataCAACGGTGCAACGACCCCGTCCACACCACTCGCTGCAGGCTCCTCGACTCCTACtcccaactcacctcgagacGCTGCTCTACCTACCGATGCTGAATTGACTGCCTTGCGTGCGAGATACTTAGGACAAAAGATAGGAGGGAAAAAGCCTAGATTGAGAAAGGTGAACGATAAGAAGATGAATTTCGATTGGAATGCGGACGATGATACGGCTGCTCAGGAACAGACATCCTGGGCTGGTGAAGTGAAAGGCAAGGGATCAGGCGGTACTACTTTTGGTGGCAGATTGGCTGGATTCGATGagggtggaaagaggagagggcaAGAGGCCTTCGGAGACAA TCATGCCGATGCGCTTGAAAGACGAAGAGCAGGAAAGGGTACCAATGACGAGCGACACTGGTCCGACAAACCGCTTacggagatgaaggatcGAGATTGGCGAATTTTCAGAGAAGACTTTAGCATTGCCGCGAGAGGTGGCAACATCCCTGTACCACTACGAAGTTGGAGGGAATCGACCATCCCCACCAGCATCCTTGACATCATTGACGAGATTGGTTATAAGGAGCCCAGTCCTATTCAGAGACAAGCGATACCGATCGGAATGCAGAACCGAGACCTCATCGGTATCGCCAAGACAGGTTCCGGTAAGACCGCAGCGTTTGTCATTCCCATGTTAGATTACATCGGACATCTGCCCCGGTTTAATGACGACAACCGACATCTTGGTCCTTATGCTCTCATCATGGCACCCACTCGTGAGTTGGCTCAACAAATCGAAGCCGAAGCGACGAGATTTGCGGTTCCCCTCGGGTACAAATGTGTTTCCATCGTTGGTGGTCGATCTGTGGAAGAACAACAATTCAACTTGCGAGATGGTGCAGAGATCGTTATTGCTACTCCTGGTCGACTGAAGGACATGATAGACAAGAGCATGATGGTCATGAGTCAATGTCGATATGTGGTCATGGACGAAGCCGATAGAATGGTAGACCTCGgattcgagatcgatctcaATTTCATTCTTGATTCAATGCCTTCGACATTCATCAAGCCGGACGATGCGGAAATCATGCGAGTGCAGAAGAGCGACGAATGGCAAGGATGGCGAGTCACCACACTCTTCTCAGCCACCATGCCTCCAGCAGTCGAAAGACTGGCGAAGAAATACCTGCGAAAACCAGCGGTAGTCACTATCGGTAATGCTGGTGAAGCCGTCGATACAGTCGAGCAGCGTGTTGAGTTTGTGACGAGCGACGACAAGAGGAAGCAACGACTTACGGAAATCCTACGAACCATCGGCCTGCCTCCTCCAAtgatcgtcttcgtcaatCAAAAGAAGACAGCGGACCAAGTCGTCAAATATGTGCAACAAGCAGGTCTTTCAGGGACCACCTTACATTCGGGCAAATCGCAAGAACAACGAGAGGCTTCACTTCAAGCTCTCCGAGACGGCGACGTGTCCGTACTTATTGCGACCGACTTGGCGGGTAGAGGTATCGATGTACCGGATGTTTCGCTCGTGATTAATTGGTCTATGAGCGACACGATCGAAAAATATGTTCATAGAATCGGCAGAACCggaagagctggaaagACTGGTGTCGCCATAACCTTCCTTTCCGAcgcagatgatgaggtcaTGTTCGACCTTAGacgagagattgagaaaTCGCCAATATCCAAGATGAATCCTGAGCTGGCGAGGCATGAGGCAGCTAAGCAGAGGGTCacgagagagatgaagaggaagcgggaggatgacgaagagtaA
- a CDS encoding cytochrome c yields the protein MAGDSYTPGDASKGAGIFKTRCAQCHTLGAGEPNKVGPNLHGLFGRKSGQVEGFSYTAANVNKGVTWEENTLFEYLENPKKYIPGTKMAFAGLKKAKDRNDLIAHLAEATK from the exons ATGGCCGGTGACTCTTACACTCCTG GTGACGCTAGCAAGGGTGCTGGTATCTTCAAG ACCCGATGCGCTCAATGCCACACCCTCGGCGCCGGTGAGCCCAACAAGGTCGGACCTAACCTCCACGGTCTTTTCGGTCGAAAGTCCGGTCAAGTCGAGGGTTTCTCCTACACCGCCGCCAACGTCAACAAGGGTGTCACTTGG GAGGAGAACACTCTCTTCGAG TATCTCGAGAACCCTAAGAAGTATATCCCTG GTACCAAGATGGCCTTCGCTGGTCTCAAGAAGGCCAAGGACAGGAACGATCTCATCGCCCACCTTGCCGAGGCT ACCAAGTAA
- a CDS encoding ribulose-phosphate 3-epimerase, whose amino-acid sequence MSKAIISPSVLASDLSKLSDECQRMIDNGCDWLHMDVMDGNFVPNITMGAPILSCVQKNVPDIFMDCHMMVADPAKWVPEIAQAGGKSYTFHYEATSDPASVISLIHSHNMRAGLAISPETPSSVITESLGSSVDLLLVMTVRPGRGGQKFMPECLEKVTDLRKRFPGKNIQVDGGVGSGNACQCAKAGSNVLVAGTAIFGAQDPKKTIEEMRTAVNDEIAEAAKSQ is encoded by the exons ATGTCCAAGgccatcatctccccttcAGTCCTTGCC AGTGACTTGTCCAAGCTCTCGGACGAGTGTCAACGAATGATCGATAATGGTTGTGACTGGCTTCACATGG ACGTTATGGACGGCAACTTTGTGCCAAACATCACCATGGGAGCACCTATCCTCTCTTGTGTTCAGAAGAACGTCCCTGACATCTTCATGGACTGTCATATGATGGTTGCCGATCCTGCAAAGTGGGTTCCGGAGATCGCACAAGCAGGCGGAAAGTCGTACACGTTCCACTACGAAGCTACGT CGGACCCCGCTTccgtcatctccctcatccactcCCACAACATGCGAGCAGGACTCGCCATCTCCCCCGAAACTCCCTCATCAGTAATCACCGAGTCGCTCGGCTCTTCcgtcgatctcctcctcgtcatgaCCGTCAGAccaggtcgaggaggtcagAAATTCATGCCTGAATGTTTGGAAAAGGTGACGGatctgaggaagaggttcCCGGGCAAGAATATCCAGGTTGATGGTGGTGTCGGGTCAGGGAATGCTTGTCAATGTGCAAAGGCCG GCTCAAACGTTCTCGTCGCTGGAACAGCAATTTTCGGCGCTCAGGATCCCAAAAAGACAATCGAGGAGATGCGAACAGCTGTCAATGACGAGATTGCCGAGGCTGCCAAGAGTCAATAG